From the Quercus lobata isolate SW786 chromosome 6, ValleyOak3.0 Primary Assembly, whole genome shotgun sequence genome, one window contains:
- the LOC115950279 gene encoding uncharacterized protein LOC115950279 — translation MDAMSRALPRAAQSLFSDEIERAPMPSRFTRPPFNSYDGKTDPVEHLYPADLGSKFVTCSRVPQPVDLLFSIKMRVGETLRNYASRYWELYNEISGGNEKIAASTFKMGLPEDSELRESLTKRPPEDMRQLMRRIKEYKFLEDDRLQNKEKAPLLRRSRQGIIPAISKKDFRM, via the exons atggacgccatgagccgAGCCTTACCAAGGGCTGCCCAGTCACTAttctccgatgaaattgaacgggcccctatgccgagTCGATTTACacgaccaccattcaattcCTACGATGGGAAGACAGATCCTGTGGAGCAT CTTTACCCAGCTGATCTTGGCAGTAAATTCGTGACATGCAGCCGAGTGCCGCAGCCGGTGGATTTGCTATTTTCCATAAAGATGAGGGTCGGTGAAACCCTTCGAAATTATGCCAGTCGGTACTGGGAACTATACAACGAGATAAGTGGAGGAAATGAGAAGATAGCGGCAAGCACCTTCAAGATGGGGCTCCCCGAGGATTCTGAACTACGGGAGTCGTTGACGAAAAGACCTCCCGAGGATATGAGACAACTTATGAGGCGCATTAAGGAGTATAAGTTCCTGGAAGATGATCGGCTGCAAAATAAGGAGAAAGCCCCGCTACTCAGAAGATCTCGGCAGGGCATTATTCCGGCAATATCGAAAAAAGATTTCAGGATGTAG